Proteins encoded by one window of Streptomyces sp. NBC_01571:
- a CDS encoding acetyl-CoA C-acetyltransferase: MTTEAYVYDAIRTPRGRGKANGALHGTKPIDLVVGLIHEIQRRLPGLDPAAIDDIVLGVVGPVGDQGSDIARISAIAAGLPDTVAGVQENRFCASGLEAVNLAAMKVRSGWEDLVLAGGVESMSRVPMASDGGAWFADPMTNMATNFVPQGIGADLIATIEGFSRRDVDEYAALSQERAAAAWKDGRFEKSVVPVKDRSGLVVLDHDEHMRPGTTADSLGKLKASFADIGDLGGFDAVALQKYHWVEQIDHVHHAGNSSGIVDGASLVAIGSKEVGERHGLTPRARIVAAAVSGSEPTIMLTGPAPATRKALAKAGLTIDDIDLVEINEAFAAVVLRFVKDMGLSLDKVNVNGGAIALGHPLGATGAMILGSLVDELERQDKRYGLATLCVGGGMGIATIVERV, from the coding sequence GTGACCACCGAAGCGTACGTGTACGACGCGATCCGCACCCCGCGCGGCCGCGGCAAGGCGAACGGCGCCCTGCACGGCACCAAGCCCATCGACCTGGTCGTCGGGCTCATCCACGAGATCCAGCGCCGCCTCCCGGGTCTCGACCCGGCCGCGATCGACGACATCGTGCTCGGCGTCGTGGGTCCCGTCGGCGACCAGGGTTCCGACATCGCCCGTATCTCCGCGATCGCCGCGGGACTGCCCGACACGGTCGCCGGCGTGCAGGAGAACCGCTTCTGCGCCTCGGGCCTGGAAGCCGTCAACCTGGCCGCGATGAAGGTCCGCTCCGGCTGGGAGGACCTGGTGCTCGCGGGCGGAGTCGAGTCGATGTCGCGGGTGCCGATGGCCTCGGACGGCGGCGCCTGGTTCGCCGACCCGATGACCAACATGGCCACCAACTTCGTGCCCCAGGGCATCGGCGCCGACCTCATCGCCACCATCGAGGGCTTCTCGCGGCGCGACGTCGACGAGTACGCGGCCCTGTCCCAGGAGCGAGCCGCCGCCGCCTGGAAGGACGGCCGCTTCGAGAAGTCCGTCGTCCCCGTGAAGGACCGCAGCGGCCTCGTCGTCCTCGACCACGACGAGCACATGCGCCCCGGCACCACCGCCGACTCGCTCGGCAAGCTGAAGGCGTCGTTCGCGGACATCGGCGACCTCGGCGGCTTCGACGCCGTGGCCCTGCAGAAGTACCACTGGGTCGAGCAGATCGACCACGTCCACCACGCGGGCAACTCCTCCGGCATCGTCGACGGCGCCTCCCTGGTCGCCATCGGCTCGAAGGAGGTCGGCGAGCGGCACGGCCTCACCCCGCGCGCCCGGATCGTCGCCGCCGCCGTCTCCGGCTCCGAACCCACCATCATGCTCACCGGCCCCGCGCCCGCCACCCGCAAGGCGCTCGCCAAGGCCGGGCTGACCATCGACGACATCGACCTCGTCGAGATCAACGAGGCCTTCGCCGCGGTCGTCCTGCGCTTCGTGAAGGACATGGGCCTCTCCCTGGACAAGGTGAACGTCAACGGCGGAGCGATCGCGCTCGGCCACCCGCTCGGCGCCACCGGCGCGATGATCCTCGGCAGCCTCGTCGACGAACTGGAGCGCCAGGACAAGCGCTACGGCCTCGCCACCCTGTGCGTGGGCGGCGGCATGGGCATCGCCACCATCGTCGAGCGCGTCTGA
- a CDS encoding 3-hydroxyacyl-CoA dehydrogenase NAD-binding domain-containing protein, with translation MSTEPTTIRWEQDETGVVTLVLDDPNQSANTMNQAFKESIAAIAERAEAEKDSIRGIIYTSAKKTFFAGGDLKDMIQAGPETAQQAFDTGTAIKSSLRRIETLGKPVVAAVNGAALGGGYEIALASHHRVALDAPGSKIGLPEVTLGLLPAGGGVTRTVRLMGITDALLKVLLQGTQYSPRRALENGLVHEVAATSEEMLSKARAFIDANPESQQPWDKPGYKIPGGTPSNPKFAANLPAFPANLRKQLGGAPYPAPRNIMAAAVEGSQVDFETALVIEARYFTELVTGQISKNMIQAFFFDLQAVNSGANRPRGVEPRKVTRVAVLGAGMMGAGIAYSCARAGIDVVLKDVSAEAAQKGKAYSEKLCAKAVAKGRTSQEKADALLARITPTADPQDLAGCDAVIEAVFEDTSLKHKVFQEIEAVVAPDALLCSNTSTLPITALAEGVERQEDFIGLHFFSPVDKMPLVEIIKGERTGDEALARAFDLVRQINKTPIVVNDSRGFFTSRVIGHFINEGVAMVGEGIEPASVEQAAAQAGYPAKVLSLMDELTLTLPQKIRRESKLAVEEAGGTWTAHPAEAVIDRMVDEFGRPGRSGGAGFYEYGEDGRRGRLWPGLREHYTRPGYEIPFRDMQERMLFSEALDTVRLVEEGVLTSVADANIGSIFGIGFPGWTGGVLQYINGYEGGLPGFVARARELAERYGERFNPPALLIDKAAKGEPFSDKKGAASPAGR, from the coding sequence ATGAGCACTGAGCCCACCACCATCCGCTGGGAACAGGACGAGACCGGCGTCGTCACCCTCGTCCTCGACGACCCCAACCAGTCCGCCAACACGATGAACCAGGCCTTCAAGGAGTCGATCGCGGCGATCGCCGAGCGCGCCGAGGCCGAGAAGGACTCCATCCGCGGCATCATCTACACCTCCGCCAAGAAGACCTTCTTCGCGGGCGGTGACCTCAAGGACATGATCCAGGCGGGCCCGGAGACCGCCCAGCAGGCCTTCGACACCGGTACGGCCATCAAGTCCTCGCTGCGCCGCATCGAGACCCTGGGCAAGCCGGTGGTCGCCGCCGTCAACGGCGCGGCCCTCGGCGGAGGTTACGAGATCGCCCTCGCCTCCCACCACCGGGTCGCCCTGGACGCCCCCGGCTCCAAGATCGGCCTGCCCGAGGTCACCCTCGGCCTGCTGCCCGCGGGCGGCGGCGTCACCCGCACCGTCCGCCTCATGGGCATCACCGACGCCCTCCTCAAGGTGCTGCTCCAGGGCACCCAGTACTCCCCGCGGCGCGCCCTGGAGAACGGGCTGGTCCACGAAGTGGCGGCCACCTCCGAGGAGATGCTCTCCAAGGCCCGCGCCTTCATCGACGCCAACCCGGAGTCACAGCAGCCCTGGGACAAGCCGGGCTACAAGATCCCCGGCGGCACGCCGTCGAACCCGAAGTTCGCCGCCAACCTCCCCGCCTTCCCGGCCAACCTGCGCAAGCAGCTGGGCGGCGCCCCCTACCCGGCTCCGCGCAACATCATGGCGGCCGCCGTGGAGGGCTCCCAGGTCGACTTCGAGACCGCCCTCGTCATCGAGGCGCGCTACTTCACCGAGCTGGTCACCGGACAGATCTCGAAGAACATGATCCAGGCGTTCTTCTTCGACCTCCAGGCCGTCAACTCCGGCGCCAACCGGCCCAGGGGCGTCGAGCCCCGCAAGGTCACCAGGGTCGCGGTCCTCGGCGCGGGCATGATGGGCGCCGGCATCGCCTACTCCTGCGCCCGCGCGGGCATCGACGTCGTCCTCAAGGACGTCTCCGCCGAGGCCGCCCAGAAGGGCAAGGCCTACTCCGAGAAGCTGTGCGCCAAGGCCGTCGCCAAGGGCCGTACCAGCCAGGAGAAGGCGGACGCGCTGCTCGCCCGGATCACGCCCACCGCGGACCCGCAGGATCTCGCCGGCTGTGACGCGGTCATCGAGGCCGTCTTCGAGGACACCTCGCTCAAGCACAAGGTGTTCCAGGAGATCGAGGCGGTCGTCGCCCCCGACGCCCTGCTCTGCTCCAACACCTCCACGCTCCCCATCACCGCCCTCGCCGAGGGAGTGGAGCGCCAGGAGGACTTCATCGGCCTGCACTTCTTCTCGCCCGTCGACAAGATGCCGCTGGTCGAGATCATCAAGGGCGAGCGCACCGGCGACGAGGCCCTGGCCCGCGCCTTCGACCTGGTCCGGCAGATCAACAAGACGCCGATCGTGGTCAACGACTCGCGCGGCTTCTTCACCTCCCGGGTGATCGGCCACTTCATCAACGAGGGCGTCGCCATGGTCGGCGAGGGCATCGAGCCCGCCTCCGTCGAGCAGGCGGCGGCCCAGGCCGGTTACCCGGCGAAGGTGCTCTCCCTGATGGACGAGCTGACCCTCACCCTGCCGCAGAAGATCCGCCGCGAGTCGAAGCTGGCCGTCGAGGAGGCCGGCGGCACCTGGACCGCGCACCCGGCCGAGGCCGTCATCGACCGCATGGTCGACGAGTTCGGCCGCCCCGGCCGCAGCGGCGGCGCCGGCTTCTACGAGTACGGCGAGGACGGCAGGCGCGGCAGGCTGTGGCCGGGGCTGCGCGAGCACTACACCAGGCCCGGGTACGAGATCCCGTTCCGGGACATGCAGGAGCGCATGCTCTTCTCCGAGGCGCTGGACACCGTCCGGCTCGTCGAGGAGGGCGTGCTGACCTCCGTCGCGGACGCCAACATCGGGTCCATCTTCGGCATCGGCTTCCCGGGCTGGACGGGCGGCGTCCTGCAGTACATCAACGGCTACGAGGGAGGGCTGCCCGGATTCGTGGCCCGCGCGCGGGAACTCGCCGAGCGCTACGGGGAGCGGTTCAACCCGCCCGCGCTGCTGATCGACAAGGCGGCCAAGGGCGAGCCGTTCAGCGACAAGAAGGGCGCGGCGTCACCCGCCGGACGGTGA
- a CDS encoding MerR family transcriptional regulator, whose product MTTDTEEPALTVDELAARAGVTVRTVRFYSTRGLLPPPVIGPRRVGHYSQEHLARLALIEELQRQGMTLAAIERHLRQLPSDLSARDLALHRAVVASWAPDAAEEVTREELERRAGRPLEEEHLERLVAMNVVERAGDSFRVDPGLLGLGVQLLDVPLAHGTILAAQGVLLEHSRAVAHELSTLLREAVGRHESAAAVRSLSAHMQPLVVQALLTTFQRSLKRELREWLEEES is encoded by the coding sequence ATGACGACGGACACCGAGGAGCCGGCGCTCACGGTCGACGAGCTGGCCGCGCGCGCGGGCGTCACGGTCCGTACGGTCCGCTTCTACAGCACCAGGGGTCTGCTGCCGCCGCCCGTGATCGGCCCCCGCCGGGTCGGGCACTACAGCCAGGAGCACCTGGCCCGGCTCGCGCTCATCGAGGAGTTGCAGCGCCAGGGCATGACCCTGGCCGCGATCGAGCGTCATCTGCGGCAGCTGCCGTCCGACCTGAGCGCCCGCGATCTCGCTCTCCACCGTGCGGTGGTGGCCTCCTGGGCACCGGACGCGGCGGAGGAGGTGACGCGCGAGGAGCTGGAGCGGCGGGCGGGCCGGCCGCTGGAGGAGGAGCATCTGGAGCGGCTCGTCGCGATGAACGTCGTCGAGCGGGCCGGGGACTCCTTCCGGGTCGACCCCGGGCTGCTCGGGCTCGGCGTCCAGCTCCTCGACGTACCGCTGGCGCACGGGACGATCCTCGCGGCGCAGGGCGTCCTGCTGGAGCACTCGCGTGCCGTGGCGCACGAACTGTCCACGCTGCTGCGGGAGGCGGTGGGCCGGCACGAGTCCGCCGCGGCGGTGCGGTCGCTGTCGGCGCACATGCAGCCGCTGGTGGTGCAGGCTCTCCTGACCACGTTCCAGCGCTCCCTCAAGCGGGAGCTGCGGGAGTGGCTGGAGGAGGAGTCCTGA
- a CDS encoding long-chain fatty acid--CoA ligase: MTKILRLPGDPAELTLPALLLRNAEDHGHLPALSWRTDTGAGWTTLTWSEVRREAATLAAGYAALGVERGEHVLMMMTNRPEHWLSDLALTHLGAVPVTVYGTAAPEQVAHIARHSRARLAIVEGARELGCWEPLLADPGTRLERLVVAEAAQAGPHRTYESLKGHEILGPLGNLGVLEKNGGVLEKRGLLKAGAQERTDLFEKAWRETRATDPLTVVYTSGTTGEPRGVRVTHRNVVLNAHALNRLVELPDHVEHLCYLPLAHIAERMLGIYLPVFRASHVYLCPDPAQVGSIARELRPAQFFGVPRVWEKLAAAVRTALAGLPARRRADVDAAMETARARVACRERGEEPSAELEEAYRTAREQVLGPILALAGFDRLVWTASASAPMPPDVADFWAGFGLVIMDAWGLTETIGVATTNSPAAFRRGSVGRPVDGLELRTAGDGEILVRGATVFDGYLRADGTVEDPRDAEGWFATGDLGRIDEDGFLLLTGRKKEMIVTSTGKNVSPAHVENTLKEHPVVDQAYVHGDGRPYLVALLVPDPAAAGDPVDLAEAVAQAVAQANTRLSRTEQIRRYHVLDREWGPATGELTPSLKLRRTAVQERYRDAIEQLYTF, from the coding sequence ATGACCAAGATCCTGCGACTCCCCGGGGACCCTGCCGAACTCACGCTCCCCGCCCTGCTGTTGCGCAACGCCGAGGACCACGGGCATCTCCCGGCCCTGTCCTGGCGCACCGACACCGGTGCCGGCTGGACCACGCTCACCTGGAGCGAGGTGCGCCGAGAGGCGGCCACCCTCGCCGCCGGGTACGCGGCACTGGGCGTCGAGCGCGGCGAGCACGTCCTGATGATGATGACCAACCGCCCCGAGCACTGGCTCAGCGACCTGGCCCTGACCCACCTGGGCGCCGTCCCGGTCACCGTCTACGGCACCGCGGCACCCGAACAGGTCGCCCACATCGCCCGGCACAGCCGGGCCCGCCTCGCGATCGTCGAGGGCGCTCGCGAACTCGGCTGCTGGGAGCCACTGCTGGCGGACCCCGGCACCCGGCTGGAGCGCCTGGTGGTGGCCGAGGCGGCGCAGGCGGGACCGCACCGGACGTACGAATCCCTCAAGGGGCACGAGATCCTCGGGCCGTTGGGGAACCTGGGCGTCCTGGAGAAGAACGGCGGGGTGCTGGAGAAGAGGGGCCTGTTGAAGGCGGGTGCCCAGGAGCGGACGGACCTCTTCGAGAAGGCCTGGCGCGAGACCCGTGCCACGGACCCCCTGACCGTCGTCTACACCTCGGGCACCACCGGAGAGCCCAGAGGCGTACGCGTCACCCACCGCAACGTCGTCCTGAACGCGCACGCCCTGAACCGGCTCGTCGAGCTCCCCGACCACGTCGAGCACCTCTGCTACCTCCCCCTCGCGCACATAGCCGAGCGCATGCTCGGCATCTACCTGCCGGTGTTCCGCGCCTCGCACGTGTACCTGTGCCCCGACCCGGCGCAGGTGGGGTCGATCGCCCGGGAGCTGCGTCCGGCCCAGTTCTTCGGCGTCCCCCGGGTGTGGGAGAAGCTCGCCGCGGCCGTACGGACCGCGCTCGCGGGGCTCCCGGCGCGGCGCCGCGCGGACGTGGACGCGGCCATGGAGACGGCACGCGCGCGTGTGGCGTGCCGCGAACGGGGAGAAGAGCCGTCCGCCGAGCTGGAGGAGGCGTACCGGACGGCGAGGGAGCAGGTCCTGGGCCCGATCCTCGCCCTCGCCGGATTCGACCGCCTGGTGTGGACGGCGAGCGCCTCGGCGCCGATGCCTCCGGACGTGGCCGACTTCTGGGCGGGCTTCGGACTGGTGATCATGGATGCCTGGGGGCTGACCGAGACCATAGGCGTCGCCACGACCAACAGCCCCGCCGCCTTCCGCCGCGGCTCGGTCGGCAGACCTGTGGACGGCCTGGAACTGCGGACCGCCGGGGACGGCGAGATCCTGGTGCGCGGCGCGACCGTCTTCGACGGCTATCTGCGCGCCGACGGCACGGTCGAGGACCCCCGCGACGCGGAGGGCTGGTTCGCCACCGGCGACCTCGGGCGGATCGACGAGGACGGCTTCCTCCTCCTGACCGGCCGCAAGAAGGAAATGATCGTGACCTCGACGGGCAAGAACGTCTCGCCCGCCCACGTGGAGAACACGCTCAAGGAGCACCCCGTCGTCGACCAGGCCTACGTCCACGGCGACGGCCGTCCGTACCTGGTCGCCCTGCTCGTCCCGGACCCCGCCGCGGCGGGGGATCCGGTGGACCTGGCGGAGGCGGTCGCGCAGGCCGTGGCGCAGGCGAACACCCGGCTGAGCCGCACCGAGCAGATCAGGCGCTACCACGTGCTCGACCGGGAATGGGGCCCCGCGACGGGCGAGCTCACGCCGTCGCTGAAGCTGCGCCGCACGGCGGTACAGGAGCGCTACAGGGACGCCATCGAGCAGCTGTACACCTTCTGA
- a CDS encoding amino acid permease, producing MSKDAVDTAKAAASRTDAARTPADAGDAGYSKDLKARHVNMIAIGGAIGTGLFLGAGGRLHSAGPALAIAYLVCGTFAFFVVRALGELVLYRPSSGSFVSYAREFLGEKGAYVAGWMYFLNWSTTGIADITAIALYTHYWSFFTDIPQWVLALIALAVVLAVNLISVKIFGEMEFWFAIIKVATLVSFMLVGIFLLATHHDVDGQKPGLSVITDHGGLLPHGLMPVVLVMQGVIFAYAALELVGVAAGETAEPEKVVPRAVNSIMWRVGLFYVGSVVLLALLLPGSVYSADESPFVTVLSKIGVSGAGDVMNLVVLTAAMSSLNSGLYSTGRILRSMATAGSAPRFTARMNRSQVPYGGILLTCAVCVLGVGLNYLMPDQAFEIVLNVASLGIISTWVIIMICHLVFVRRAKAGLLTRPSFRLLGSPVTETVTILFLLAVLGLMWNDPEVGRETLLLIPVIAALLVGGWFAVRRRVSKAAEEELSGLTR from the coding sequence GTGAGCAAGGACGCCGTAGACACGGCCAAGGCCGCCGCATCCCGCACCGACGCGGCCCGCACGCCCGCGGACGCGGGCGACGCCGGATACAGCAAGGACCTCAAGGCCCGCCACGTCAACATGATCGCCATCGGCGGCGCGATCGGCACCGGACTCTTCCTCGGCGCCGGCGGACGCCTCCACAGCGCGGGCCCCGCACTGGCGATCGCGTACCTCGTCTGCGGAACCTTCGCCTTCTTCGTCGTGCGCGCCCTCGGTGAGCTGGTCCTCTACCGGCCCTCCTCCGGATCCTTCGTGTCGTACGCGCGTGAGTTCCTCGGCGAGAAGGGCGCCTACGTCGCCGGGTGGATGTACTTCCTCAACTGGTCGACGACCGGCATCGCCGACATCACCGCGATCGCGCTCTACACGCACTACTGGAGCTTCTTCACCGACATCCCGCAGTGGGTGCTGGCCCTGATCGCCCTCGCGGTGGTCCTGGCCGTCAACCTGATCTCGGTGAAGATCTTCGGCGAGATGGAGTTCTGGTTCGCGATCATCAAGGTCGCCACACTGGTCTCCTTCATGCTGGTCGGCATCTTCCTGCTGGCCACCCACCACGACGTGGACGGCCAGAAGCCCGGTCTGAGCGTCATCACGGACCACGGCGGTCTCCTGCCGCACGGCCTGATGCCGGTCGTCCTCGTGATGCAGGGCGTGATCTTCGCCTACGCGGCCCTGGAACTGGTGGGTGTCGCGGCGGGCGAGACCGCCGAGCCCGAGAAGGTCGTCCCGCGTGCGGTGAACTCGATCATGTGGCGCGTCGGCCTCTTCTACGTCGGCTCGGTCGTCCTGCTCGCGCTGCTGCTCCCCGGTTCGGTCTACTCGGCCGACGAGAGCCCCTTCGTCACGGTCCTGTCGAAGATCGGCGTCTCGGGAGCCGGTGACGTCATGAACCTGGTCGTGCTCACCGCGGCCATGTCGTCGCTGAACTCCGGCCTGTACTCCACCGGCCGCATCCTGCGCTCCATGGCGACGGCGGGCTCCGCGCCCAGGTTCACCGCGCGGATGAACCGCAGCCAGGTGCCCTACGGCGGCATCCTGCTCACCTGCGCGGTGTGCGTGCTCGGTGTCGGCCTGAACTACCTCATGCCGGACCAGGCATTCGAGATCGTCCTGAACGTGGCCTCCCTGGGCATCATCAGCACCTGGGTGATCATCATGATCTGTCACCTGGTGTTCGTCCGCCGTGCCAAGGCCGGCCTGCTCACGCGCCCGTCCTTCCGTCTCCTCGGCAGCCCCGTCACGGAGACCGTGACGATCCTCTTCCTGCTGGCCGTGCTCGGCCTGATGTGGAACGACCCGGAGGTCGGGCGCGAGACCCTGCTTCTCATCCCGGTGATCGCGGCTCTGCTGGTCGGCGGCTGGTTCGCGGTCCGCCGCCGGGTCTCGAAGGCCGCGGAGGAGGAGCTGAGCGGGCTCACGAGGTAG
- a CDS encoding macro domain-containing protein — MSGIMYVRGDATAPSVKGVKLIAHVCNDIGGWGKGFVLALSRRWPEPEKAYRAWHRDRAHNDFGLGAAQFVQVERYVWVANLIGQRGIRTGSKGVPVRYEAIDAALERLADRAVALDASVHMPRIGCGLAGGAWSRVEPLITRRLVQRGLAVTVYDHEG; from the coding sequence ATGTCGGGGATCATGTATGTCCGGGGTGACGCCACCGCTCCGTCGGTGAAGGGCGTCAAGCTGATCGCCCATGTCTGCAACGACATCGGGGGCTGGGGGAAGGGCTTCGTACTCGCGCTCTCCCGCCGCTGGCCGGAGCCGGAGAAGGCCTACCGCGCCTGGCACCGCGACCGCGCACACAACGACTTCGGGCTGGGTGCCGCCCAGTTCGTCCAGGTCGAGCGGTACGTGTGGGTCGCGAACCTGATAGGCCAGCGGGGCATCCGGACGGGCAGCAAGGGGGTCCCCGTCCGGTACGAGGCGATCGACGCGGCGCTCGAACGGCTTGCGGACCGGGCCGTCGCACTCGACGCGTCCGTCCACATGCCCCGTATCGGCTGCGGCCTGGCGGGCGGTGCCTGGTCGCGGGTGGAGCCGCTCATCACCCGGCGGTTGGTGCAGCGGGGGCTCGCGGTGACGGTGTACGACCACGAGGGGTGA
- a CDS encoding M1 family metallopeptidase codes for MHRRLIAPGALAASLLLAIPASAADYTPGAPGIGDPYYPAYGNGGYDVSHYDLRLTYQPATDELEGTATLLATTTQDLSRFDLDFLLDVSEVRVNGAKASFTTSGQHELEVTPATPLPKGTPVTVVVRYSGVPSTKSAYGFSTWHRTPDGAVAADEPESAWWWYPSNDHPSDKATYDVSVAVPDGTQAISNGVLQSTSSQRGWTRYNWRSNKPQATYLTTLAIGRFDITTGKTSDGVPVVNAYSKDLGDNDGAARASVERTGEIVDWLTGYFGPYPFNSVGGYVPNTTTGYALETQTRVYYSPRQFAGGSNTSVVVHELAHQWYGDDVSLAGWKDIWINEGFARYAQWLWSEHEGEGTTQELADYTYASHPADDAFWTVKPGDPGPDNQFDTAVYDRGALAIQALRNEIGDDAFFTVLKGWPKEHPYGNATVDDFRKYAEKVSGKSLAALFDTWLFQPSKPAAPAARGASLSAARAQKGVPAQPRSWKKIAATDSVHSG; via the coding sequence GTGCACCGCAGACTCATCGCCCCGGGCGCGCTCGCCGCCTCCCTGCTGCTGGCGATCCCGGCTTCGGCGGCGGACTACACCCCCGGGGCGCCGGGCATCGGCGACCCCTACTACCCGGCCTACGGCAACGGCGGGTACGACGTCTCGCACTACGACCTCCGGCTCACCTACCAGCCGGCGACGGACGAACTGGAGGGCACGGCAACCCTCCTGGCCACCACCACGCAAGATCTCTCGCGCTTCGATCTGGACTTCCTGCTCGATGTGAGCGAGGTGCGGGTCAACGGCGCGAAGGCCTCGTTCACCACCTCGGGCCAGCACGAGCTGGAGGTCACCCCGGCGACCCCGCTGCCGAAGGGCACACCCGTCACTGTGGTGGTCCGCTACAGCGGGGTGCCCTCCACCAAGAGCGCGTACGGCTTCTCGACCTGGCACCGCACTCCGGACGGCGCCGTCGCGGCGGACGAGCCCGAGTCGGCCTGGTGGTGGTACCCGAGCAACGACCACCCGAGCGACAAGGCGACCTACGACGTCTCGGTGGCCGTGCCGGACGGCACCCAGGCCATCTCCAACGGCGTACTCCAGTCGACGAGTTCGCAGCGCGGCTGGACCCGCTACAACTGGCGCTCGAACAAGCCGCAGGCGACCTATCTGACCACGCTCGCGATCGGCAGGTTCGACATCACCACCGGGAAGACGTCCGACGGCGTCCCGGTCGTCAACGCGTACAGCAAGGACCTCGGCGACAACGACGGCGCCGCACGGGCGAGCGTCGAGCGGACCGGGGAGATCGTCGACTGGCTGACCGGCTACTTCGGCCCGTACCCCTTCAACTCGGTGGGGGGTTACGTCCCGAACACCACCACCGGGTACGCGCTGGAGACCCAGACACGCGTGTACTACAGCCCCCGGCAGTTCGCGGGCGGTTCCAACACCTCCGTGGTCGTCCACGAGCTGGCGCACCAGTGGTACGGCGACGACGTGTCGCTGGCCGGGTGGAAGGACATCTGGATCAACGAGGGCTTCGCGCGGTACGCGCAGTGGCTCTGGTCCGAGCACGAGGGCGAGGGGACGACGCAGGAACTCGCGGACTACACGTACGCGTCGCACCCTGCGGACGACGCCTTCTGGACGGTGAAGCCCGGTGACCCCGGTCCGGACAACCAGTTCGACACCGCCGTCTACGACCGGGGAGCGCTGGCGATCCAGGCGCTGCGCAACGAGATCGGGGACGACGCGTTCTTCACCGTGCTGAAGGGATGGCCGAAGGAGCACCCGTACGGGAACGCCACGGTCGACGACTTCCGGAAGTACGCGGAGAAGGTGTCCGGCAAGTCTCTCGCCGCGCTCTTCGACACCTGGCTGTTCCAGCCGTCGAAGCCGGCGGCGCCCGCCGCGCGGGGCGCCTCGCTGTCGGCGGCCCGGGCCCAGAAGGGTGTCCCCGCACAGCCCAGGTCGTGGAAGAAGATCGCTGCGACCGACTCCGTCCACTCCGGCTGA